From one Micromonospora siamensis genomic stretch:
- the pepN gene encoding aminopeptidase N yields MRNLTQVEATERARLLDVTGYDIRLDLSTAVQADAETFRSVTEVRFRCAEPGASTFIETAAESVRSATLNGTPLDLSDWSAEKGLTLPGLAAENTLVVDADFAYSSSGQGLHRTVDPVDGETYLYSQFETADAQKVFACFDQPDLKSVYTWHATVPEHWRVVSNMPVQREEPAGEGSKTVHFTESARMSTYITALCAGPYHEVRDSHDGIDLGVFCRASMAPHLDSDDLFLITKQGFDFFHEKFGVRYPLPKYDQLWVPDFNAGAMENFGCVTHAESHYLFRSQVTDYEYEQRANTILHELAHMWFGDLVTMRWWNDLWLNESFAEWASHWCNTHATRFTEAWTTFLSIRKNWGYRQDQLSSTHPVYTEMPDLAAVEVNFDGITYAKGASVLKQLVAYVGEEPFVAGLRAYFGKHAWGNATFDDLLTELEAASGRELRKFAAQWLETAQVNTLRPEVTIGADGTYERVLVRQEAPTGYPTLRTHRIGVGLYDLTDGRLVRRERHEVDVAGEATELSVLHGVRAADVLLLNDEDLTYAKLRLDERSMATVVQHIAGLDSSLARALCWTAAWDMVRDAELAARDYVALVLAGLPAETDINLVTATLRQAAAALSAYADPAWEPTGWAQLARTSRDALAAAEPGSGFQLAWARAYAASARSDEDLAVLRGWLAGEGVPAGLTVATELRWTVLQALVANGAAGAAEIDAELAADRTASGEREAAYARALIPTAENKAAVWAELTGPRQLPNWRQRALLQGFTHPTQVELVAPYGEQYFATVARIWASRDSEPAQEFALLAYPGHLVTDETVAATDAFLAGEGHPGPLRRLVAEGRDGVLRALKARAKDAQSA; encoded by the coding sequence GTGCGCAACCTGACCCAGGTGGAGGCGACCGAGCGGGCCCGCCTGCTCGACGTGACCGGGTACGACATCCGGCTGGACCTGTCGACCGCCGTGCAGGCCGACGCCGAGACCTTCCGCTCGGTCACCGAGGTCCGGTTCCGCTGCGCCGAGCCGGGCGCGAGCACCTTCATCGAGACGGCGGCCGAGTCGGTACGGTCGGCCACCCTCAACGGCACCCCGCTCGACCTGTCCGACTGGTCGGCCGAGAAGGGCCTCACCCTGCCCGGTCTGGCGGCGGAGAACACGCTGGTCGTCGACGCGGACTTCGCGTACTCCAGCAGCGGGCAGGGTCTGCACCGCACGGTCGACCCGGTGGACGGCGAGACCTATCTCTACAGCCAGTTCGAGACGGCGGACGCCCAGAAGGTCTTCGCCTGCTTCGACCAGCCCGACCTGAAGAGCGTCTACACCTGGCACGCCACCGTCCCGGAGCACTGGCGGGTGGTGTCCAACATGCCGGTGCAGCGCGAGGAGCCGGCCGGTGAGGGGTCGAAGACCGTCCACTTCACCGAGTCGGCCCGGATGAGCACCTACATCACCGCGCTCTGCGCCGGGCCGTACCACGAGGTGCGGGACAGCCACGACGGCATCGACCTGGGCGTGTTCTGCCGGGCCTCGATGGCCCCCCACCTCGACTCCGACGACCTGTTCCTGATCACCAAGCAGGGCTTCGACTTCTTCCACGAGAAGTTCGGGGTGCGCTACCCGCTGCCCAAGTACGACCAGCTCTGGGTGCCGGACTTCAACGCCGGCGCGATGGAGAACTTCGGCTGCGTCACGCACGCCGAGTCGCACTACCTCTTCCGCTCGCAGGTCACCGACTACGAGTACGAGCAGCGGGCCAACACCATCCTGCACGAGCTGGCCCACATGTGGTTCGGTGACCTGGTCACCATGCGCTGGTGGAACGACCTGTGGCTGAACGAGTCGTTCGCCGAGTGGGCCAGCCACTGGTGCAACACCCACGCCACCCGGTTCACCGAGGCGTGGACGACGTTCCTGTCGATCCGCAAGAACTGGGGCTACCGGCAGGACCAGCTCTCCTCCACCCACCCGGTCTACACCGAGATGCCGGACCTGGCGGCCGTCGAGGTCAACTTCGACGGCATCACGTACGCCAAGGGCGCCAGCGTCCTCAAGCAGCTGGTGGCGTACGTCGGCGAGGAGCCGTTCGTGGCCGGTCTGCGGGCGTACTTCGGCAAGCACGCCTGGGGCAACGCCACCTTCGACGACCTGCTCACCGAGCTGGAGGCGGCGTCGGGCCGGGAACTGCGCAAGTTCGCCGCGCAGTGGCTGGAGACCGCGCAGGTCAACACGCTGCGTCCGGAGGTGACCATCGGCGCCGACGGCACGTACGAGCGGGTGCTGGTCCGCCAGGAGGCGCCGACCGGATACCCGACGCTGCGTACCCACCGGATCGGCGTGGGCCTGTACGACCTGACCGACGGGCGGCTGGTGCGGCGGGAGCGGCACGAGGTCGACGTCGCCGGTGAGGCCACCGAGCTGTCCGTGCTGCACGGGGTGCGCGCCGCCGACGTGCTGCTGCTCAACGACGAGGACCTGACGTACGCCAAGCTGCGGCTGGACGAGCGGTCGATGGCGACCGTGGTCCAGCACATCGCCGGCCTCGACTCGTCGCTGGCCCGGGCGCTGTGCTGGACGGCCGCCTGGGACATGGTCCGCGACGCGGAGCTGGCCGCCCGGGACTACGTGGCGCTGGTGCTGGCCGGGCTGCCCGCCGAGACCGACATCAACCTGGTGACCGCGACCCTGCGCCAGGCCGCCGCCGCGCTCTCCGCGTACGCGGACCCGGCGTGGGAGCCGACCGGCTGGGCGCAGCTGGCCCGCACCTCCCGCGACGCGCTCGCCGCCGCGGAGCCGGGCAGCGGTTTCCAGCTCGCCTGGGCCCGCGCGTACGCCGCCTCGGCCCGCTCCGACGAGGACCTGGCCGTGCTGCGCGGCTGGCTCGCCGGCGAGGGGGTGCCGGCCGGCCTGACCGTGGCCACCGAGCTGCGCTGGACCGTCCTGCAGGCGTTGGTGGCCAACGGTGCCGCCGGCGCGGCGGAGATCGACGCCGAGCTGGCCGCCGACCGGACGGCCAGCGGTGAGCGGGAGGCCGCGTACGCCCGGGCGCTGATCCCCACCGCCGAGAACAAGGCGGCCGTCTGGGCGGAGCTGACCGGCCCGCGGCAGCTGCCGAACTGGCGGCAGCGGGCGCTGTTGCAGGGCTTCACCCACCCGACGCAGGTCGAGCTGGTCGCCCCGTACGGCGAGCAGTACTTCGCCACCGTCGCGCGAATCTGGGCCAGCCGGGACAGCGAGCCGGCGCAGGAGTTCGCCCTGCTGGCGTACCCGGGCCACCTGGTCACCGACGAGACGGTCGCCGCGACGGACGCCTTCCTGGCCGGCGAGGGACACCCGGGGCCGCTGCGCCGGCTGGTCGCCGAGGGCCGCGACGGGGTGCTCCGGGCGCTGAAGGCCCGGGCGAAGGACGCGCAGAGCGCCTGA
- a CDS encoding Uma2 family endonuclease: MAQPTYEWRPPERGWREQDLFDLPEDGNRYEVIDGSLHVTPPAGPDHHELADDIRMALRQAAPAGWRVIRDIGVRIPDGNLIPDITVVKPGAPRGQLWTDAADVALVVEVESPNSRRHDRFIKPALYAEAGIPHYWRVERGDFGPVVYRYQLVKDVHYDLLGTVGPDDPVQVDEPWPMRLDPSAWPR, translated from the coding sequence ATGGCACAGCCGACCTACGAGTGGCGCCCACCGGAGCGGGGCTGGCGGGAGCAGGACCTGTTCGACCTGCCCGAGGACGGGAACCGCTACGAGGTCATCGACGGGAGCCTGCACGTGACCCCACCCGCAGGGCCGGACCACCACGAGTTGGCCGACGACATCCGGATGGCACTGCGGCAGGCCGCCCCGGCAGGCTGGCGCGTCATCCGGGACATCGGGGTGCGGATCCCGGACGGGAACCTGATTCCCGACATCACCGTGGTGAAGCCGGGGGCGCCCAGGGGCCAGCTGTGGACGGATGCGGCGGACGTCGCGCTCGTCGTCGAGGTGGAGTCGCCGAACAGCCGCCGGCACGACCGGTTCATCAAGCCCGCCCTCTACGCCGAGGCCGGCATCCCGCACTACTGGCGCGTGGAGCGGGGCGACTTCGGCCCGGTCGTCTACCGCTACCAGCTCGTCAAGGACGTCCACTACGACCTGCTCGGCACGGTCGGCCCGGACGACCCGGTGCAGG